CGGCGGCGGCGGTAGCGCCGGCCGCGGGCGATCCGGCGCCGGCTCCGCACGCGCCGCCTCGGCCGGCTCCCGCGGCACCGGCACGGTCGCGGGCGGCGCGGCCGAGCGCACTTCGAGCGCGAGCAGCACGAGCGCCGCGAGCACGGCCACCGCCGAGCCGCCGAGCAGCCACGTCTTCACCGACGACATCGACCTCCTTATGTATCACGCGGCGGGAAAACGCGCGAAGCCGCCCCGGCTACCCCGGCGGCGCGACGCGCTCGCGCAGCGCGCGAATCCCGGACATCGGCCCGAGGACGACCAGGGTCATGCGCTCGCCGATCTCGAAATCGGCGCCCGGATTGTAGGTGTACTCGTCCCCGACGGCGTTGAGGACCGCGACGACGCCGACATCCAACTCGCTGCGGAACCGCGCTTCCCCCAGCCGCATGCCGATCACGGGCGAACCCGGCGGAACCGGCACCTCCTCGATTCGCACGTTGCGATTGGTGTCGCGCAGCATCTCGTCGAGGAACCGAACCACGTGCGGGCGCACCAACTCGGACACCATCCGCATGCCGCCGATGTAGTTCGGGGACACGACCGCATGCGCGCCGGCGCGCCGCAGCTTGTCCAGCACGCCGAGATCGCTGCCGCGCGCGACGATGCGCGCGTTCGGGTTGACCGAACGCACGGCGACCGTCAGGTACAGGTTGTCCTTGTCGTCGGCGAGCGCGGCGACGACGCCGGCCGCCTCCGCGATGTTCGCGCGTTCGAGCACCTCGTCCTCGGTTGCGTCGCCGACGACGTAGTCGAACGCGCCCTCCTGGTGCTGGGCCGCGATCTCGGCGAGCCGTTCCGCGTCGCGGTCGATGACGACCGCCTGCTTGCCCGCGACC
The sequence above is drawn from the Deltaproteobacteria bacterium genome and encodes:
- a CDS encoding potassium channel protein, producing the protein MDVGKAAAAGLGDHVARRLIPPTVALVVVVALGTLGYHAIGGGRWTLLDCAYMTVITLTTVGYREALPGFDEVPYAREFTMAYLVFGMGVFLYFASSVTALIIEGDLKRAVQRRRMNKRIRAMKNHYVVCGCGSTGRHVMEELMVAGKQAVVIDRDAERLAEIAAQHQEGAFDYVVGDATEDEVLERANIAEAAGVVAALADDKDNLYLTVAVRSVNPNARIVARGSDLGVLDKLRRAGAHAVVSPNYIGGMRMVSELVRPHVVRFLDEMLRDTNRNVRIEEVPVPPGSPVIGMRLGEARFRSELDVGVVAVLNAVGDEYTYNPGADFEIGERMTLVVLGPMSGIRALRERVAPPG